The proteins below are encoded in one region of Oncorhynchus tshawytscha isolate Ot180627B linkage group LG04, Otsh_v2.0, whole genome shotgun sequence:
- the atg13 gene encoding autophagy-related protein 13 isoform X6 codes for MMDSDLSPQDKKDLDKFIKFFALKTVQVIVQARLGEKVCTRSLSSPTGSDWFNLAIKDIPEVTHEAKKALSGQLPGIGRSMCVEISLKTSEGDSMELETWCLEMNEKCDKDIKVSYTVYNRLSLLLKSLLAITRVTPAYKLSRKQGHDYVILYRIYFGEVQLTGLGEGFQTVRVGVVGTPIGTITLSCAYRTNLAFMSTRQFERTAPIMGIIIDHFVERPFGNMGHMRPCNYRAPGEDEGAYNGVEDSQEVCTTSFSTSPPSQLYCSRLSYQPPVLVGAADFCHPSTLNAANPHQMGIPGKEGGVPQQVPVQPCHGAQAEHGRVSSCPPADHVPATPSSSGEGAETLSRSIEVKGVSPCDVLETTFTRKVGAFVNKPGTQVTTASLDLPFAAFAPRAYDLEENDPMVQPPESPATSSPLQGSLHSQGSGESGGPAQDDFVMVDFKPAFSKDDLLPMDLGTFYREFQNPPQLASLTIDVSSQSMAEDLDSLPEKLAVYEKNIDEFDAFVDTLQ; via the exons ATGATGGACAGTGATCTAAGTCCTCAGGATAAAAAAGACTTGGACAAGTTCATAAAGTTTTTCGCTTTGAAG ACAGTGCAGGTGATAGTCCAAGCGCGACTTGGGGAAAAAGTATGCACACGCTCCTTGTCTTCACCTACTGGCTCTGATTGG TTCAATCTGGCAATCAAAGATATCCCAGAAGTTACACACGAGGCAAAGAAAGCTCTGTCCGGGCAGCTTCCTGGCATCGGACGATCCATGTGTGTTGAGATCTCCCTCAAAACCTCAGAG GGAGACTCAATGGAATTGGAGACATGGTGTCTCGAAATGAACGAGAA GTGTGACAAAGATATTAAGGTGTCCTACACTGTCTACAACCGCCTGTCATTACTGCTCAAGTCACTGCTGGCCATTACAAGGGTAACCCCAGCCTACAAACTCTCACGAAAGCAAGGCCATGACTATGTCATACTGTACAG GATATATTTTGGAGAGGTTCAACTCACAGGATTGGGAGAAG GGTTCCAGACAGTGCGTGTAGGAGTTGTGGGAACTCCCATTGGCACAATCACCTTGTCTTGTGCTTACAGGACAAACCTGGCCTTCATGTCCACCAG GCAGTTTGAGAGGACGGCTCCGATTATGGGCATAATTATTGACCACTTCGTTGAGCGCCCCTTTGGCAACATGGGACACATGCGTCCATGTAACTACAG AGCACCCGGGGAAGATGAAGGAGCATACAATGGGGTGGAAGATTCTCAGGAAGTGTGCACCACGTCCTTCTCCACTTCTCCACCCTCACAA ctctacTGCTCTCGTCTTTCTTATCAGCCTCCTGTTCTTGTCGGAGCTGCTGACTTCTGCCACCCTTCCACCTTAAACGCTGCCAACCCACACCAG ATGGGAATCCCAGGGAAGGAGGGGGGCGTACCCCAGCAGGTGCCTGTGCAGCCTTGTCATGGTGCCCAGGCAGAGCATGGACGAGTGTCCTCATGCCCCCCCGCTGATCATGTTCCCGCCACTCCCTCCAGCAG TGGTGAGGGTGCAGAGACCTTGTCGAGGAGCATTGAGGTGAAGGGTGTCTCTCCCTGTGATGTACTGGAGACCACCTTCACCAGGAAAGTGGGTGCCTTTGTCAACAAGCCaggcacacag GTAACCACAGCAAGCCTGGACTTACCATTTGCAGCGTTTGCTCCCAGAGCCTATGACCTCGAGGAAAATGACCCTATG GTTCAGCCGCCGGAGTCCCCAGCCACGTCCTCTCCCCTGCAGGGCAGTTTACACTCCCAGGGCTCTGGTGAGAGTGGTGGCCCGGCACAGGACGACTTTGTTATGGTGGACTTT AAGCCTGCGTTCTCTAAGGATGACCTGCTTCCCATGGACCTTGGCACATTCTACAGAGAGTTCCAGAACCCCCCACAGCTCGCCAGCCTCACTATTGATGTCAGTTCTCAGTCCATGGCAGAAGACCTG GACTCTCTTCCCGAAAAACTTGCAGTATACGAGAAGAACATTGATGAATTTGATGCATTTGTGGACACATTGCAGTAG
- the atg13 gene encoding autophagy-related protein 13 isoform X9 has product MMDSDLSPQDKKDLDKFIKFFALKTVQVIVQARLGEKVCTRSLSSPTGSDWFNLAIKDIPEVTHEAKKALSGQLPGIGRSMCVEISLKTSEGDSMELETWCLEMNEKCDKDIKVSYTVYNRLSLLLKSLLAITRVTPAYKLSRKQGHDYVILYRIYFGEVQLTGLGEGFQTVRVGVVGTPIGTITLSCAYRTNLAFMSTRQFERTAPIMGIIIDHFVERPFGNMGHMRPCNYRAPGEDEGAYNGVEDSQEVCTTSFSTSPPSQMGIPGKEGGVPQQVPVQPCHGAQAEHGRVSSCPPADHVPATPSSSGEGAETLSRSIEVKGVSPCDVLETTFTRKVGAFVNKPGTQVTTASLDLPFAAFAPRAYDLEENDPMVQPPESPATSSPLQGSLHSQGSGESGGPAQDDFVMVDFKPAFSKDDLLPMDLGTFYREFQNPPQLASLTIDVSSQSMAEDLDSLPEKLAVYEKNIDEFDAFVDTLQ; this is encoded by the exons ATGATGGACAGTGATCTAAGTCCTCAGGATAAAAAAGACTTGGACAAGTTCATAAAGTTTTTCGCTTTGAAG ACAGTGCAGGTGATAGTCCAAGCGCGACTTGGGGAAAAAGTATGCACACGCTCCTTGTCTTCACCTACTGGCTCTGATTGG TTCAATCTGGCAATCAAAGATATCCCAGAAGTTACACACGAGGCAAAGAAAGCTCTGTCCGGGCAGCTTCCTGGCATCGGACGATCCATGTGTGTTGAGATCTCCCTCAAAACCTCAGAG GGAGACTCAATGGAATTGGAGACATGGTGTCTCGAAATGAACGAGAA GTGTGACAAAGATATTAAGGTGTCCTACACTGTCTACAACCGCCTGTCATTACTGCTCAAGTCACTGCTGGCCATTACAAGGGTAACCCCAGCCTACAAACTCTCACGAAAGCAAGGCCATGACTATGTCATACTGTACAG GATATATTTTGGAGAGGTTCAACTCACAGGATTGGGAGAAG GGTTCCAGACAGTGCGTGTAGGAGTTGTGGGAACTCCCATTGGCACAATCACCTTGTCTTGTGCTTACAGGACAAACCTGGCCTTCATGTCCACCAG GCAGTTTGAGAGGACGGCTCCGATTATGGGCATAATTATTGACCACTTCGTTGAGCGCCCCTTTGGCAACATGGGACACATGCGTCCATGTAACTACAG AGCACCCGGGGAAGATGAAGGAGCATACAATGGGGTGGAAGATTCTCAGGAAGTGTGCACCACGTCCTTCTCCACTTCTCCACCCTCACAA ATGGGAATCCCAGGGAAGGAGGGGGGCGTACCCCAGCAGGTGCCTGTGCAGCCTTGTCATGGTGCCCAGGCAGAGCATGGACGAGTGTCCTCATGCCCCCCCGCTGATCATGTTCCCGCCACTCCCTCCAGCAG TGGTGAGGGTGCAGAGACCTTGTCGAGGAGCATTGAGGTGAAGGGTGTCTCTCCCTGTGATGTACTGGAGACCACCTTCACCAGGAAAGTGGGTGCCTTTGTCAACAAGCCaggcacacag GTAACCACAGCAAGCCTGGACTTACCATTTGCAGCGTTTGCTCCCAGAGCCTATGACCTCGAGGAAAATGACCCTATG GTTCAGCCGCCGGAGTCCCCAGCCACGTCCTCTCCCCTGCAGGGCAGTTTACACTCCCAGGGCTCTGGTGAGAGTGGTGGCCCGGCACAGGACGACTTTGTTATGGTGGACTTT AAGCCTGCGTTCTCTAAGGATGACCTGCTTCCCATGGACCTTGGCACATTCTACAGAGAGTTCCAGAACCCCCCACAGCTCGCCAGCCTCACTATTGATGTCAGTTCTCAGTCCATGGCAGAAGACCTG GACTCTCTTCCCGAAAAACTTGCAGTATACGAGAAGAACATTGATGAATTTGATGCATTTGTGGACACATTGCAGTAG
- the atg13 gene encoding autophagy-related protein 13 isoform X1 — protein MMDSDLSPQDKKDLDKFIKFFALKTVQVIVQARLGEKVCTRSLSSPTGSDWFNLAIKDIPEVTHEAKKALSGQLPGIGRSMCVEISLKTSEGDSMELETWCLEMNEKCDKDIKVSYTVYNRLSLLLKSLLAITRVTPAYKLSRKQGHDYVILYRIYFGEVQLTGLGEGFQTVRVGVVGTPIGTITLSCAYRTNLAFMSTRQFERTAPIMGIIIDHFVERPFGNMGHMRPCNYRAPGEDEGAYNGVEDSQEVCTTSFSTSPPSQCVFTVSKAHLKTPKPAVMDTLKVPMMGLAFSHQLYCSRLSYQPPVLVGAADFCHPSTLNAANPHQVTTQMGIPGKEGGVPQQVPVQPCHGAQAEHGRVSSCPPADHVPATPSSSGEGAETLSRSIEVKGVSPCDVLETTFTRKVGAFVNKPGTQVTTASLDLPFAAFAPRAYDLEENDPMVQPPESPATSSPLQGSLHSQGSGESGGPAQDDFVMVDFKPAFSKDDLLPMDLGTFYREFQNPPQLASLTIDVSSQSMAEDLDSLPEKLAVYEKNIDEFDAFVDTLQ, from the exons ATGATGGACAGTGATCTAAGTCCTCAGGATAAAAAAGACTTGGACAAGTTCATAAAGTTTTTCGCTTTGAAG ACAGTGCAGGTGATAGTCCAAGCGCGACTTGGGGAAAAAGTATGCACACGCTCCTTGTCTTCACCTACTGGCTCTGATTGG TTCAATCTGGCAATCAAAGATATCCCAGAAGTTACACACGAGGCAAAGAAAGCTCTGTCCGGGCAGCTTCCTGGCATCGGACGATCCATGTGTGTTGAGATCTCCCTCAAAACCTCAGAG GGAGACTCAATGGAATTGGAGACATGGTGTCTCGAAATGAACGAGAA GTGTGACAAAGATATTAAGGTGTCCTACACTGTCTACAACCGCCTGTCATTACTGCTCAAGTCACTGCTGGCCATTACAAGGGTAACCCCAGCCTACAAACTCTCACGAAAGCAAGGCCATGACTATGTCATACTGTACAG GATATATTTTGGAGAGGTTCAACTCACAGGATTGGGAGAAG GGTTCCAGACAGTGCGTGTAGGAGTTGTGGGAACTCCCATTGGCACAATCACCTTGTCTTGTGCTTACAGGACAAACCTGGCCTTCATGTCCACCAG GCAGTTTGAGAGGACGGCTCCGATTATGGGCATAATTATTGACCACTTCGTTGAGCGCCCCTTTGGCAACATGGGACACATGCGTCCATGTAACTACAG AGCACCCGGGGAAGATGAAGGAGCATACAATGGGGTGGAAGATTCTCAGGAAGTGTGCACCACGTCCTTCTCCACTTCTCCACCCTCACAA tgtgtgttcaCTGTAAGTAAGGCACATTTAAAGACCCCTAAACCTGCAGTGATGGACACTCTGAAAGTCCCCATGATGGGCCTGGCCTTCTCACACCAA ctctacTGCTCTCGTCTTTCTTATCAGCCTCCTGTTCTTGTCGGAGCTGCTGACTTCTGCCACCCTTCCACCTTAAACGCTGCCAACCCACACCAGGTAACCACCCAG ATGGGAATCCCAGGGAAGGAGGGGGGCGTACCCCAGCAGGTGCCTGTGCAGCCTTGTCATGGTGCCCAGGCAGAGCATGGACGAGTGTCCTCATGCCCCCCCGCTGATCATGTTCCCGCCACTCCCTCCAGCAG TGGTGAGGGTGCAGAGACCTTGTCGAGGAGCATTGAGGTGAAGGGTGTCTCTCCCTGTGATGTACTGGAGACCACCTTCACCAGGAAAGTGGGTGCCTTTGTCAACAAGCCaggcacacag GTAACCACAGCAAGCCTGGACTTACCATTTGCAGCGTTTGCTCCCAGAGCCTATGACCTCGAGGAAAATGACCCTATG GTTCAGCCGCCGGAGTCCCCAGCCACGTCCTCTCCCCTGCAGGGCAGTTTACACTCCCAGGGCTCTGGTGAGAGTGGTGGCCCGGCACAGGACGACTTTGTTATGGTGGACTTT AAGCCTGCGTTCTCTAAGGATGACCTGCTTCCCATGGACCTTGGCACATTCTACAGAGAGTTCCAGAACCCCCCACAGCTCGCCAGCCTCACTATTGATGTCAGTTCTCAGTCCATGGCAGAAGACCTG GACTCTCTTCCCGAAAAACTTGCAGTATACGAGAAGAACATTGATGAATTTGATGCATTTGTGGACACATTGCAGTAG